The following are from one region of the Hymenobacter radiodurans genome:
- a CDS encoding cyanophycinase — protein sequence MPRKSPLGTLVALGGGDDDAMLAMLTDMLPAPTAPVEIVTTASSNPGRSSRGYQDSLHDLGCRSVHHLRIDERHAADTEENLRRLERAAMVFFTGGDQERITEFWQKTRALAVLADRYRHDAAFIVAGTSAGAAVLPDCMIVEGHGARSLTKGGLRTAPGLGLLGKCTWISILPSEGALGGWRTRWCSILRVWA from the coding sequence ATGCCCAGAAAATCACCTCTCGGAACGCTGGTAGCCTTGGGCGGCGGCGATGACGACGCCATGCTGGCTATGCTCACTGATATGCTGCCAGCGCCTACTGCTCCGGTCGAGATTGTCACTACGGCCTCCAGCAACCCTGGCCGAAGTAGCCGCGGCTACCAGGATAGTTTGCACGACTTGGGCTGCCGCTCGGTGCATCACTTGCGCATAGACGAACGCCACGCCGCCGATACGGAGGAAAACCTCAGGCGCCTGGAGCGAGCGGCTATGGTTTTTTTTACGGGCGGTGATCAAGAGCGGATTACGGAATTCTGGCAAAAAACCCGCGCCCTAGCCGTGCTGGCCGACCGTTACCGCCACGATGCGGCCTTTATTGTGGCCGGCACCAGCGCCGGTGCAGCCGTGCTCCCCGATTGCATGATTGTGGAAGGCCACGGGGCCCGCTCGCTCACAAAAGGAGGGCTGCGCACGGCCCCCGGGCTGGGCCTGTTGGGGAAGTGTACTTGGATCAGCATTTTGCCGAGCGAGGGCGCTTTGGGCGGTTGGCGCACGCGGTGGTGCAGCATCCTACGCGTTTGGGCTTAG
- the arfB gene encoding alternative ribosome rescue aminoacyl-tRNA hydrolase ArfB, with translation MLPPAEYFWPELQVQTSRSSGPGGQNVNKVESRVELRWQVSSSHLVSDEQKQVLLQKLASQLTTEGYLLVTAQEDRSQLRNKEIALQKFHDLLKRALHKPKARKATKPSKGAVRKRLETKKKHSEKKANRRLDL, from the coding sequence ATGCTTCCGCCCGCCGAATATTTCTGGCCCGAGTTACAAGTGCAAACCAGCCGCAGCAGCGGGCCTGGGGGGCAAAATGTCAATAAAGTAGAGTCGCGGGTGGAACTGCGGTGGCAGGTATCGTCTTCCCATCTTGTCAGCGACGAGCAGAAGCAGGTGCTGCTCCAAAAGCTAGCCTCGCAGCTCACCACCGAAGGCTACCTGCTGGTAACGGCTCAGGAAGACCGTAGCCAGCTGCGCAATAAGGAAATTGCGCTCCAGAAATTTCACGATTTGCTCAAGCGGGCTTTGCACAAGCCCAAAGCCCGCAAAGCCACTAAGCCCAGCAAAGGCGCCGTGCGCAAACGCTTAGAAACTAAGAAAAAGCACAGCGAGAAGAAAGCTAATCGGCGGCTGGATTTGTAG
- a CDS encoding magnesium transporter CorA family protein — MTEHLLTQQESLFAWLDITNPAVAELQAVAEQYQLPDSLVRDCLEPTHLPKFEATNGLNFVILRVFITPENSEADTIQELSTKIAVFYAADYLITVHRLPHPVLSELKKVARAPGRECNSPSEIAIHLVRYALNSYVQPALTLTKELDDYEAEIFLKKEVPNALQGLYFLKRKASAAKQLLLLTRDILTMLRRQSASTDSTLLQDTQDLQVKVETLYQQLDGAATNLMNLYLSLSSQRTNEAMRVLTVFSAFFLPLTFIAGVYGMNFEYMPELTWKMGYPGAMAAMVFISVGIYFWFKRKGWI, encoded by the coding sequence ATGACAGAACATCTTCTTACCCAGCAAGAAAGCCTTTTTGCCTGGCTCGATATTACTAATCCTGCCGTAGCGGAATTGCAAGCCGTAGCGGAGCAGTACCAGCTTCCCGACTCGCTGGTGCGCGACTGTTTGGAGCCCACGCACTTACCTAAGTTTGAAGCCACCAACGGCCTGAACTTTGTCATTCTGAGGGTATTTATTACGCCCGAGAATAGCGAGGCCGATACTATTCAGGAGCTAAGCACCAAGATTGCCGTTTTCTACGCCGCCGACTATCTGATTACCGTGCACCGGCTGCCGCACCCGGTGCTGAGCGAATTGAAAAAGGTAGCCCGTGCGCCCGGCCGGGAGTGCAACTCACCCTCCGAAATAGCCATTCACCTCGTTCGCTATGCCCTCAATAGCTACGTGCAGCCTGCCCTCACGCTCACGAAGGAGCTGGACGATTATGAGGCAGAAATATTTTTGAAAAAGGAAGTCCCCAACGCGCTGCAGGGCCTCTACTTTCTCAAACGCAAGGCCTCGGCCGCGAAGCAGCTCCTTCTCCTCACCCGCGACATTCTGACCATGCTGCGGCGACAGTCTGCTAGCACCGATAGCACCCTGCTGCAAGACACCCAGGATCTGCAGGTGAAAGTAGAAACGCTCTATCAGCAACTCGATGGGGCTGCCACCAACCTCATGAACCTGTACCTGTCGTTGTCGTCGCAGCGCACAAATGAGGCCATGCGCGTACTCACGGTGTTTTCGGCCTTTTTCCTGCCCCTAACTTTTATTGCCGGTGTCTATGGAATGAACTTCGAGTACATGCCCGAACTGACCTGGAAAATGGGCTATCCGGGGGCCATGGCGGCCATGGTGTTCATTTCCGTTGGCATCTACTTTTGGTTTAAGCGAAAGGGCTGGATTTAG
- a CDS encoding head GIN domain-containing protein produces MKNLRLFFLPLLAALFVLSAFRLAPTAEREVRSVPAFTHLNLAGSFNIVLRQGSTQKVEVEASPEDLSHIETTVTNGKLRVGAKQEKKTGGLSWSSYSFKRPVTVYVTMPTIEALGVSGSGNMTATDPIQGNELQLSVSGSGHMKLGRVQANRLKSSVSGSGEITMSGTSPRHEVSISGSGQVNAPNMRSETCRVTISGSGNCRIEVTKTLDASLAGSGNVYVTGKPQINASTAGSGRVRSS; encoded by the coding sequence ATGAAAAACCTACGCTTGTTCTTTCTTCCCCTGCTGGCCGCTCTATTTGTGCTGTCGGCTTTCCGTCTGGCGCCAACTGCTGAGCGCGAAGTGCGTAGTGTGCCGGCCTTTACGCATCTCAATCTGGCGGGCTCTTTCAACATCGTATTACGGCAGGGCAGCACGCAGAAGGTAGAAGTTGAGGCTTCGCCCGAAGACCTTTCACACATAGAAACGACCGTAACCAACGGCAAGCTACGCGTAGGCGCCAAACAGGAAAAGAAAACGGGGGGCCTCAGCTGGTCGTCGTACAGCTTCAAACGGCCGGTCACCGTCTACGTCACCATGCCTACCATTGAGGCTTTGGGCGTAAGCGGCTCGGGTAATATGACCGCCACCGACCCCATTCAAGGCAACGAGCTGCAACTTTCCGTCAGTGGCTCGGGCCACATGAAGCTGGGCCGCGTGCAAGCCAACCGCTTAAAGTCGTCGGTATCGGGTTCGGGCGAAATCACCATGTCGGGCACCAGCCCACGCCACGAAGTAAGCATTAGCGGCTCAGGTCAGGTAAATGCCCCCAACATGCGCAGCGAAACCTGCCGCGTGACCATCAGCGGCTCGGGCAACTGCCGCATCGAAGTCACCAAAACGCTCGACGCCAGCCTAGCTGGTTCCGGCAATGTGTACGTGACCGGCAAGCCGCAGATAAATGCCTCCACGGCGGGCAGCGGCCGTGTCCGCAGCAGCTAA
- a CDS encoding ACT domain-containing protein: MSGEQNLEQLLRTMQPVFQAEEYVFCTLPAGQATPESVTPVGTFWEAEGLTLIMTKAQAEQAALSYSYPCRMITLNVHSSLEAVGFLARITARLATHGISVNAVSAFYHDHLFVPTARADEAVRLLNELSS, translated from the coding sequence ATGAGCGGCGAACAAAACCTGGAGCAGCTGCTGCGCACCATGCAGCCCGTATTTCAGGCCGAAGAGTATGTGTTTTGCACGCTACCGGCTGGGCAGGCAACACCAGAATCAGTGACTCCGGTGGGCACGTTTTGGGAGGCGGAAGGACTTACGCTTATTATGACGAAAGCTCAAGCGGAGCAAGCGGCCCTGAGCTACAGTTACCCGTGTCGGATGATTACGCTGAATGTACATTCCAGCTTGGAAGCGGTGGGCTTTCTGGCGCGCATTACCGCTAGGCTCGCAACGCATGGCATCAGCGTGAATGCGGTATCGGCCTTCTACCACGATCACCTTTTTGTACCCACTGCTAGAGCCGACGAGGCAGTGCGTTTACTGAACGAGTTATCAAGCTAG
- a CDS encoding DUF3667 domain-containing protein, producing the protein MAHTATKLPACANCHYSFPPNLPNEFCPRCGQQNHELSLSAGHVLEETLEGLFHFDGKVFRTAKLLLFKPGELTKRFLKGKRMPYVPPIRLYVFLSFVFFFLLSLSMGTVSKEPTSRLLKMKSVQEVTDSVRANAPESTKFQVYEADSSDSPLTAAFNLKFSQAELLSLGKDPTPARLDSAIRSRGEEPTTMRRFALRQTIRSLNASPDEITNKWIRMLPTVMFVLMPLFALLLKGLYRRQHQYYLAHLIFSLHFHSFVFVLFIVNLLLGYLHMSDWFEPVLFFLPAVYFYLALRNNFGQPWPKTLAKVLLMMAAYGLVLSISMIVSALISVFTL; encoded by the coding sequence ATGGCTCATACTGCTACCAAACTCCCGGCTTGTGCCAATTGCCACTACAGCTTCCCTCCCAACCTGCCCAACGAATTTTGCCCCCGCTGCGGCCAGCAGAATCATGAGCTTAGCCTCTCGGCCGGCCATGTGCTGGAAGAAACGCTGGAAGGCCTATTTCACTTCGACGGCAAGGTATTCCGCACGGCTAAGCTGTTGCTTTTCAAGCCTGGTGAGCTTACCAAGCGGTTTTTAAAAGGAAAACGAATGCCGTACGTTCCGCCTATCCGGTTGTACGTCTTTCTGAGCTTCGTCTTTTTCTTTTTGCTGTCCCTGAGCATGGGCACGGTTAGTAAAGAGCCCACTAGTAGGCTGTTGAAGATGAAAAGCGTGCAAGAAGTCACTGATTCTGTGCGCGCTAACGCTCCTGAGTCAACCAAGTTTCAAGTATATGAGGCTGATTCGTCCGACTCTCCGCTGACCGCGGCTTTCAACTTGAAGTTTAGTCAGGCAGAGCTTCTCTCCTTAGGCAAAGACCCGACCCCCGCGCGCCTCGATTCGGCCATCCGCAGCCGGGGAGAGGAGCCTACCACCATGCGCCGCTTCGCGCTGCGCCAAACCATTCGGTCGCTCAATGCCAGCCCCGACGAAATCACGAACAAGTGGATTCGAATGCTGCCTACGGTCATGTTTGTGCTCATGCCACTATTTGCCTTGCTCCTGAAGGGGCTATACCGGCGGCAGCACCAGTACTACTTGGCTCACCTCATTTTCTCTCTTCACTTTCACAGCTTCGTGTTTGTGCTGTTCATTGTGAATCTGCTGCTTGGCTATCTGCATATGAGCGACTGGTTTGAGCCGGTGCTCTTCTTCCTGCCAGCCGTGTATTTTTACTTGGCACTCCGCAACAACTTCGGGCAGCCGTGGCCCAAAACCCTCGCCAAAGTGCTCCTGATGATGGCAGCCTACGGCTTGGTATTAAGCATTTCTATGATAGTATCAGCCCTGATCAGCGTGTTTACGCTGTAG
- a CDS encoding M13 family metallopeptidase, translating into MTYSFAASKWLFALPIALLALSGCQSSDKTGSGQPDLLQANADTTVNPGDDFFTYANGAWLKKHPIPASESSWSIAKEVQNEVYARLRKLNEEATKAKAKPGSNEQKIGDFYATGMDSVTIDKQGIMPLKPELDRIAAMRTVQDVPAVIARLQPLGVDALIGVFINQDAKKSDLMTAYLWQSGLGLPNRDYYFNKDARTANIRKEYGRHVARMLQLSGQDSGQAQANSARVIRLETALAGSSRKLEDLRDPYANYNKMAVADLGKLAPSLNWKTLLTQMELGKLDTVIVGQPEFYKQAEKLLQTASIDDWKAYLQWHLVNAYASNLSRPLDNEHFRFYGTVLQGQKEQRARWKRVLDEEEDAMGEILGQQFVKEYFTPETKERYEKLTENVVAAFREHIQALDWMSDSTKQKALVKLTKISKKVGYPDKWRDYSTLEVARDSYAQNVMRAKQWQYRYRVNKLGKPVDRTEWEMTPQTYNAYYNPSNNEIVLPAAIFSIPGLIDKNADDAVIYGYAGASTIGHELTHGFDDEGSQFDAKGNLRNWWSKKDRAAFQQRVNGIVRQFNGYTVLDSMRINGKATAGENIADLGGIVIALDAFKKTEQYKKGEKIGGFTPVQRYFLGYALGWQGHQRDEVLAQRILTDVHSPAKYRVNGPFADVPEFYEAFNVKPGQKLYLPDSARVKIW; encoded by the coding sequence ATGACCTATTCTTTTGCTGCGAGCAAATGGCTTTTTGCCCTGCCCATTGCTCTGCTGGCGTTGAGCGGCTGCCAGTCCTCGGATAAAACCGGCTCCGGTCAGCCCGATCTGCTACAGGCCAACGCCGACACCACGGTAAACCCCGGCGACGATTTTTTCACGTATGCCAACGGAGCCTGGCTTAAGAAGCACCCCATTCCGGCCTCTGAAAGTTCGTGGAGCATTGCCAAGGAGGTGCAAAATGAAGTGTACGCTCGCCTACGCAAACTCAACGAAGAAGCCACCAAAGCCAAGGCCAAACCCGGCAGCAACGAGCAGAAAATCGGTGACTTCTACGCCACCGGTATGGATTCAGTCACGATTGACAAGCAGGGCATTATGCCCCTCAAGCCTGAGCTCGACCGCATTGCGGCCATGCGCACCGTGCAGGATGTGCCGGCGGTTATTGCTCGGCTACAACCCTTGGGCGTAGATGCCCTCATTGGGGTATTTATCAACCAGGACGCCAAAAAGAGCGACCTGATGACTGCCTACCTTTGGCAGTCGGGCTTAGGGTTACCCAACCGCGACTACTACTTTAATAAGGACGCCCGCACCGCCAACATTCGTAAGGAATACGGCCGGCACGTAGCCCGTATGCTTCAACTCAGCGGGCAAGATTCGGGGCAGGCACAGGCCAACAGCGCCCGCGTGATTCGCCTAGAAACCGCACTGGCGGGCTCTTCTCGCAAGCTCGAAGACCTTCGCGACCCCTACGCCAACTACAACAAGATGGCGGTAGCCGACTTGGGCAAGCTTGCTCCTAGCCTCAACTGGAAAACCCTGCTCACGCAAATGGAGCTGGGCAAGCTGGATACGGTGATTGTGGGCCAGCCTGAGTTTTATAAGCAAGCCGAAAAGCTCCTCCAAACGGCTTCCATCGACGACTGGAAGGCTTACTTGCAGTGGCACCTAGTGAATGCGTACGCCTCCAACCTCAGCCGCCCGCTCGATAATGAGCATTTCCGGTTTTACGGTACGGTACTGCAAGGCCAGAAGGAGCAGCGTGCGCGCTGGAAGCGGGTGCTAGATGAAGAGGAAGATGCCATGGGCGAAATCCTGGGCCAGCAGTTTGTGAAAGAATACTTCACTCCCGAAACCAAAGAGCGCTACGAGAAGCTGACCGAAAACGTAGTAGCAGCCTTCCGCGAGCACATTCAAGCCTTGGACTGGATGAGCGACTCGACCAAGCAAAAGGCGTTGGTGAAGCTGACCAAAATCAGCAAGAAAGTAGGCTACCCCGACAAGTGGCGCGACTACTCTACCCTGGAAGTTGCCCGCGACTCGTACGCCCAAAACGTGATGCGTGCCAAGCAATGGCAGTATCGCTATCGGGTAAATAAGCTGGGCAAGCCGGTAGACCGCACGGAATGGGAAATGACGCCCCAAACCTACAACGCCTACTATAACCCGTCGAACAACGAGATTGTGCTGCCAGCGGCCATTTTCTCTATTCCTGGTCTGATCGACAAAAACGCCGACGATGCCGTCATCTACGGGTATGCCGGCGCCAGCACCATCGGCCACGAGCTAACGCATGGTTTTGATGACGAGGGCAGCCAGTTTGATGCAAAAGGCAATTTGCGCAACTGGTGGAGTAAAAAGGACCGCGCCGCCTTTCAGCAGCGTGTCAACGGCATTGTGCGCCAGTTCAACGGTTACACCGTGCTCGATTCCATGCGTATTAATGGCAAAGCCACGGCCGGCGAGAACATTGCCGATCTGGGGGGCATTGTCATTGCCCTCGATGCCTTCAAGAAAACTGAGCAGTACAAGAAGGGAGAAAAAATTGGCGGCTTCACGCCCGTGCAGCGTTATTTTCTCGGCTACGCGCTCGGCTGGCAAGGCCATCAGCGCGACGAAGTGCTGGCCCAGCGTATCCTCACCGATGTGCACTCCCCGGCTAAGTACCGCGTAAACGGCCCCTTCGCTGATGTGCCAGAGTTCTACGAAGCCTTCAACGTAAAACCCGGTCAGAAGCTCTACCTCCCCGACTCCGCCCGCGTGAAGATTTGGTAA